From Actinomycetota bacterium, a single genomic window includes:
- a CDS encoding MFS transporter, whose protein sequence is MAQTLTTREPLLTRSFVALVVAELAYFTADGMAILALPLLVTGPLDGSAAGAGLAFGAFAATALLARPFVGRLCDRWGRLPLMTSGAVLASIGLALTAYADSLALVIALRLLLGVGEAAFFVAGLAALADLAPPDRLGEAVSYSSLGLYLGLTLGPPLAELLLHAGGFLAVWLGAALLAASAAALAQLVGETRDATATDEPGGLIHVPAIAPGLGFLTSVVAMGGFLAFAALHARESGLANASLPLAVYGGTVVVGRIAVGRYVDRFPPLRLGAAALGVMGVGLSLLWLFATPAGVLVGSAVTAVGVVFSTPAFFAAIFSTASPSTRGAASATASIALDLGLAGGPLLVGMVAEGLGIQGAFAVCAGVTALGMTWTWLLARRSQQLGGAALA, encoded by the coding sequence CTTCGTCGCGCTCGTGGTCGCGGAGCTCGCCTACTTCACCGCGGACGGCATGGCGATCCTGGCGCTCCCACTGCTCGTGACGGGTCCGCTCGACGGCAGCGCCGCGGGTGCCGGGCTGGCCTTCGGAGCCTTCGCGGCGACAGCCCTGCTGGCCCGGCCGTTCGTCGGCAGGCTCTGCGACCGGTGGGGCCGCCTGCCGTTGATGACGTCGGGCGCTGTCCTGGCGTCGATCGGGCTGGCGCTGACGGCGTACGCCGACAGCCTCGCCCTCGTGATCGCGCTGCGGCTGCTCCTCGGTGTCGGCGAGGCGGCGTTCTTCGTCGCCGGGCTGGCGGCCCTGGCGGACCTGGCGCCGCCCGATCGGCTGGGCGAGGCCGTCAGCTACAGCTCGCTCGGCCTCTACCTCGGCCTGACCCTCGGGCCGCCGCTCGCTGAGCTGCTGCTGCACGCCGGTGGGTTCCTGGCGGTGTGGCTCGGGGCGGCGCTGCTGGCGGCGTCGGCCGCGGCGCTCGCGCAGCTCGTGGGCGAGACCAGGGACGCGACGGCCACCGACGAGCCCGGCGGGCTGATCCACGTGCCTGCCATCGCACCCGGACTGGGGTTCCTGACCTCGGTCGTGGCGATGGGTGGCTTCCTGGCCTTCGCCGCCCTGCACGCGCGGGAGTCCGGCCTGGCCAACGCGAGCCTGCCGCTGGCGGTGTACGGCGGCACCGTTGTGGTGGGCCGGATCGCGGTCGGCAGGTACGTCGACCGGTTCCCGCCGCTGCGCCTCGGTGCCGCCGCGCTGGGTGTCATGGGCGTCGGCCTGAGCCTGCTGTGGCTGTTCGCGACACCGGCGGGTGTGCTGGTCGGCAGCGCCGTGACCGCCGTCGGTGTCGTGTTCAGCACGCCCGCGTTCTTCGCCGCCATCTTCTCCACCGCGAGCCCCTCCACGCGCGGCGCCGCCTCTGCTACGGCGAGCATCGCCCTCGACCTGGGGCTCGCCGGCGGTCCGCTGCTGGTCGGCATGGTCGCCGAGGGTCTCGGGATCCAGGGCGCGTTCGCGGTGTGCGCCGGCGTCACGGCGCTCGGGATGACCTGGACCTGGCTGCTGGCGCGCCGCTCCCAGCAGCTCGGTGGTGCCGCTCTCGCCTGA